One window from the genome of Pleurodeles waltl isolate 20211129_DDA unplaced genomic scaffold, aPleWal1.hap1.20221129 scaffold_37, whole genome shotgun sequence encodes:
- the LOC138276119 gene encoding uncharacterized protein isoform X1, translated as MDDVTLFCTDGKSVQSLLEACKDFGKASGAKINVDKSQAKLFGRWDLCNEPLPFPVEAGLVKILGIWFGGPGAAAKSWNERLAKVKQKLGFWSLRHLSIEGKALVLRNDALPVLQYVTQAWPLLANVARAVNSMVFHFVWHSKMDRVKRTVMHKEHRKGGKAVPDIPTILRAFFVCGCIRITLTNENKDHSAYKVFRFFLLPVWRRLGWDKWENATMFNWDLPWYYKEIEKFVVEFGLNCVTPSLWKPRTIHRLIRSRDTTEPVSDLPPATATRVWENVSSPSLTNRHKDIEWMAVKGGLPVRSFMHSRGLCPHRECPRGCPAEETTYHLFWACPFAQRLRGALKQEKEAHIPYPNITHHSVLYGLFPKTHSVEAIQGCWRILCCVKDILLYARTRLVTNGEVVSREACRRMVLNLLRDYTDKDNKEGEKEEEL; from the coding sequence atggacgacgtcaccctcttctgcacggatgggaaatcggtccagtccctgctggaggcatgcaaggactttggcaaagcatcaggagcaaagatcaacgtggacaaatcacaggcaaagctttttggccgctgggacctatgtaacgagcctctccctttccccgttgaggcaggactggtaaagatcctcggtatctggtttgggggaccaggagcggcggcgaaaagctggaacgaacgcctggccaaagtcaagcagaaactgggcttttggagcttgagacacctgagcattgaaggaaaggctctggtgctcaggaacgacgcactgcccgtgctgcagtatgtgacacaggcctggccactcctggccaacgtagcacgggctgtgaacagcatggttttccactttgtttggcactcaaagatggacagggtgaaaaggacagtcatgcacaaggagcatcgcaagggagggaaggcagtccctgacatcccgacaatcctcagagccttctttgtgtgtggctgcatccgaataaccctgacgaacgagaacaaggaccactcagcttacaaggtcttccgcttcttcctgctcccagtatggagaagactgggctgggataagtgggagaatgcaacaatgttcaactgggacctcccctggtactacaaggagattgagaagtttgtggtggaatttgggctgaactgtgtcacaccaagcctatggaagcccaggacaatccacagactaatcaggtccagggacaccacagaaccagtgagcgacctgccacctgctacagcaacaagggtgtgggaaaatgtatcctccccatccctaaccaacagacacaaagacattgaatggatggccgtgaaagggggactgccagtccggtcattcatgcacagcaggggcctgtgcccacacagagaatgcccaagaggttgccctgcagaggaaactacataccatctgttctgggcctgcccttttgcccagagactgcggggagccttaaaacaagaaaaggaagcccacatcccatacccaaacatcactcaccactcggtgctgtatgggctgtttccaaagacacactcagtggaggccatccaaggatgctggagaatcctctgctgcgtaaaggacatcctcttgtatgccaggacccgactggtgaccaacggggaggtggtgagcagggaagcgtgccgccgaatggtactcaacctgctgagagattacacagacaaggacaacaaggagggtgagaaggaggaagaactgtaa